In a single window of the Mustela nigripes isolate SB6536 chromosome 17, MUSNIG.SB6536, whole genome shotgun sequence genome:
- the LOC132005049 gene encoding leukocyte immunoglobulin-like receptor subfamily A member 6 isoform X3, translating to MGGSTRTPTLTALLCLGLCWGLWDEAQMGTLPKPSIWADPSHIDTKGSRVTIWCQVSLQADGYYLYKEKVCESLETLETSWDSSNKAGFSIKSMSSHNVGRYRCAYQSGESRSQLSDDLTLVMTGIYEKPSLSTQPGASVSWGENVTLQCCSELWFDTFHLSKEGSLAPPQVLRLQDTAKPHQVNFTLSPVTSDFEGTYRCYSSHSNNPYLLSQPSDPLDLLVSGSNSQDYTVENLIRLGISALILMVLGVLLFQARHRQSRPQYAAGTSTRKREDGQ from the exons ATGGGAGGCAGCACCAGGACCCCAACCCTCACTGCTCTTCTCTGCCTCG GGCTATGCTGGGGCCTGTGGGATGAGGCACAGATGG GGAccctccccaaaccctccatCTGGGCTGATCCCAGCCACATAGACACCAAGGGGAGCCGTGTGACAATCTGGTGCCAGGTGTCTCTGCAGGCTGACGGCTACTATCTATATAAAGAGAAAGTCTGTGAGTCCTTGGAGACCTTGGAGACCTCATGGGATTCTAGCAACAAGGCCGGTTTCTCCATTAAATCCATGAGCTCACACAATGTAGGGCGATACCGGTGTGCATATCAGAGCGGGGAGAGCCGGTCACAGCTGAGTGATGACCTAACCCTGGTGATGACAG gaaTATATGAGAAACCGTCCCTCTCGACCCAGCCAGgggcctcagtgtcctggggAGAGAATGTGACCCTGCAGTGTTGCTCGGAGTTGTGGTTTGATACCTTCCACCTCTCCAAGGAGGGGTCTCTCGCTCCTCCCCAGGTCCTTCGTCTGCAGGACACAGCAAAACCTCATCAGGTCAACTTTACACTGAGTCCCGTGACCTCAGATTTTGAGGGCACCTACCGGTGCTACAGCTCACATAGCAACAACCCCTACCTGTTGTCACAGCCCAGTGACCCCCTGGATCTCCTAGTCTCAG GGTCAAACAGCCAAGATTACACAGTGGAGAATCTCATCCGGTTGGGGATCTCTGCCTTGATCCTGATGGTTCTCGGGGTGCTGCTCTTTCAAGCTCGGCACCGTCAGAGTAGACCCCAATATGCAGCTGGGACATCCACAAGAAAGCGAGAAGATGGACAGTGA
- the LOC132005049 gene encoding leukocyte immunoglobulin-like receptor subfamily A member 2 isoform X2 — MGGSTRTPTLTALLCLGTLPKPSIWADPSHIDTKGSRVTIWCQVSLQADGYYLYKEKVCESLETLETSWDSSNKAGFSIKSMSSHNVGRYRCAYQSGESRSQLSDDLTLVMTGQYDASSLSANPGPVVALGGNVSLSCSSLWPRGSFHLLKEPGANVPQHLEWTFHRERGQGFLQVGPMNTSHAGTYRCYVSPESYPYLWSQPSDPLHLQVTGIYEKPSLSTQPGASVSWGENVTLQCCSELWFDTFHLSKEGSLAPPQVLRLQDTAKPHQVNFTLSPVTSDFEGTYRCYSSHSNNPYLLSQPSDPLDLLVSGSNSQDYTVENLIRLGISALILMVLGVLLFQARHRQSRPQYAAGTSTRKREDGQ, encoded by the exons ATGGGAGGCAGCACCAGGACCCCAACCCTCACTGCTCTTCTCTGCCTCG GGAccctccccaaaccctccatCTGGGCTGATCCCAGCCACATAGACACCAAGGGGAGCCGTGTGACAATCTGGTGCCAGGTGTCTCTGCAGGCTGACGGCTACTATCTATATAAAGAGAAAGTCTGTGAGTCCTTGGAGACCTTGGAGACCTCATGGGATTCTAGCAACAAGGCCGGTTTCTCCATTAAATCCATGAGCTCACACAATGTAGGGCGATACCGGTGTGCATATCAGAGCGGGGAGAGCCGGTCACAGCTGAGTGATGACCTAACCCTGGTGATGACAG gaCAGTATGATGCATCCTCCCTCTCAGCAAACCCAGGCCCTGTGGTGGCCTTGGGAGGGAATGTGTCCCTCTCCTGTAGCTCACTGTGGCCACGGGGGTCATTCCATCTGCTGAAGGAGCCGGGAGCTAATGTGCCCCAACACCTGGAGTGGACGTTCCATCGTGAGAGGGGGCAGGGGTTCCTCCAAGTGGGCCCCATGAACACCTCCCATGCAGGGACCTACAGATGCTACGTTTCTCCTGAGTCATACCCGTATTTGTGGTCACAGCCTAGTGACCCTCTGCACCTTCAGGTCACAG gaaTATATGAGAAACCGTCCCTCTCGACCCAGCCAGgggcctcagtgtcctggggAGAGAATGTGACCCTGCAGTGTTGCTCGGAGTTGTGGTTTGATACCTTCCACCTCTCCAAGGAGGGGTCTCTCGCTCCTCCCCAGGTCCTTCGTCTGCAGGACACAGCAAAACCTCATCAGGTCAACTTTACACTGAGTCCCGTGACCTCAGATTTTGAGGGCACCTACCGGTGCTACAGCTCACATAGCAACAACCCCTACCTGTTGTCACAGCCCAGTGACCCCCTGGATCTCCTAGTCTCAG GGTCAAACAGCCAAGATTACACAGTGGAGAATCTCATCCGGTTGGGGATCTCTGCCTTGATCCTGATGGTTCTCGGGGTGCTGCTCTTTCAAGCTCGGCACCGTCAGAGTAGACCCCAATATGCAGCTGGGACATCCACAAGAAAGCGAGAAGATGGACAGTGA
- the LOC132005049 gene encoding leukocyte immunoglobulin-like receptor subfamily A member 2 isoform X1 yields MGGSTRTPTLTALLCLGLCWGLWDEAQMGTLPKPSIWADPSHIDTKGSRVTIWCQVSLQADGYYLYKEKVCESLETLETSWDSSNKAGFSIKSMSSHNVGRYRCAYQSGESRSQLSDDLTLVMTGQYDASSLSANPGPVVALGGNVSLSCSSLWPRGSFHLLKEPGANVPQHLEWTFHRERGQGFLQVGPMNTSHAGTYRCYVSPESYPYLWSQPSDPLHLQVTGIYEKPSLSTQPGASVSWGENVTLQCCSELWFDTFHLSKEGSLAPPQVLRLQDTAKPHQVNFTLSPVTSDFEGTYRCYSSHSNNPYLLSQPSDPLDLLVSGSNSQDYTVENLIRLGISALILMVLGVLLFQARHRQSRPQYAAGTSTRKREDGQ; encoded by the exons ATGGGAGGCAGCACCAGGACCCCAACCCTCACTGCTCTTCTCTGCCTCG GGCTATGCTGGGGCCTGTGGGATGAGGCACAGATGG GGAccctccccaaaccctccatCTGGGCTGATCCCAGCCACATAGACACCAAGGGGAGCCGTGTGACAATCTGGTGCCAGGTGTCTCTGCAGGCTGACGGCTACTATCTATATAAAGAGAAAGTCTGTGAGTCCTTGGAGACCTTGGAGACCTCATGGGATTCTAGCAACAAGGCCGGTTTCTCCATTAAATCCATGAGCTCACACAATGTAGGGCGATACCGGTGTGCATATCAGAGCGGGGAGAGCCGGTCACAGCTGAGTGATGACCTAACCCTGGTGATGACAG gaCAGTATGATGCATCCTCCCTCTCAGCAAACCCAGGCCCTGTGGTGGCCTTGGGAGGGAATGTGTCCCTCTCCTGTAGCTCACTGTGGCCACGGGGGTCATTCCATCTGCTGAAGGAGCCGGGAGCTAATGTGCCCCAACACCTGGAGTGGACGTTCCATCGTGAGAGGGGGCAGGGGTTCCTCCAAGTGGGCCCCATGAACACCTCCCATGCAGGGACCTACAGATGCTACGTTTCTCCTGAGTCATACCCGTATTTGTGGTCACAGCCTAGTGACCCTCTGCACCTTCAGGTCACAG gaaTATATGAGAAACCGTCCCTCTCGACCCAGCCAGgggcctcagtgtcctggggAGAGAATGTGACCCTGCAGTGTTGCTCGGAGTTGTGGTTTGATACCTTCCACCTCTCCAAGGAGGGGTCTCTCGCTCCTCCCCAGGTCCTTCGTCTGCAGGACACAGCAAAACCTCATCAGGTCAACTTTACACTGAGTCCCGTGACCTCAGATTTTGAGGGCACCTACCGGTGCTACAGCTCACATAGCAACAACCCCTACCTGTTGTCACAGCCCAGTGACCCCCTGGATCTCCTAGTCTCAG GGTCAAACAGCCAAGATTACACAGTGGAGAATCTCATCCGGTTGGGGATCTCTGCCTTGATCCTGATGGTTCTCGGGGTGCTGCTCTTTCAAGCTCGGCACCGTCAGAGTAGACCCCAATATGCAGCTGGGACATCCACAAGAAAGCGAGAAGATGGACAGTGA